The following are encoded in a window of Ranitomeya variabilis isolate aRanVar5 chromosome 8, aRanVar5.hap1, whole genome shotgun sequence genomic DNA:
- the SEMA3F gene encoding semaphorin-3F isoform X1: protein MEEGHLRIPPCAMPPLDPRLLSCILLSLYYAVAKDSTPPTPRVQLSFRELKASSTAHFLHFLLNTTDYRILLKDEDHDRMYVGSKDYILSLDLQDINREPLIIHWPAKQQRIDECVLSGKDINGECGNFIRLIQPWNRTHLYACGTGAYNPVCTYINRGRKAQASDHTAPPGGRGSRAADYPPSPAPAEHKDYVFYLDPDRVESGKGKCAYDPKLDSVSALINEELYSGVYIDFMGTDAAIFRAMGKQAAMRTDQYNSRWLNDPAFVHVQLIPDSLERNDDKLYFFFREKSTDSPHSPTIYSRIGRVCLNDDGGHCCLVNKWSTFLKARLICSVPGADGIETHFDELQDVFIQQTQDNKNPVIYAVFSASGSVFKGSAVCVYSMADIRMVFNGPFAHKEGPNYQWMPYTGKIPYPRPGTCPGGTFTPSMKSTKDYPDEVINFMRTHPVMYNAVYPVHRQPLLVRTNVHYRFTSIAVDQVDASDGRYEVLFLGTDQGTVQKVIVLPKDDLETEELILEEVEVFKIPAPIKSMKISSKRQQLYVSSMSGVTHLALHRCDVYGEACADCCLARDPYCAWDGKTCSRYSASSKRYAEGRSRRQDVRHGNPMRQCRGYNSNANKNGMDAAQYGVEGSSAFLECQARSPQASIKWILQKDNSERKKELRSEGRFLKTEQGLLLRSLQLSDTGVYHCTATENNFKHTVMRVRLHVLSAEAVAAALLHPDGPAPLSSHPAGPPGAYDDLVQLLSQPEMGLINQYCQGYWRPSGSSHSDTKDLQDQKRARNRRNHPATEELQT from the exons agctgAAGGCCTCAAGCACCGCACATTTCCTGCACTTCCTGCTGAACACCACGGATTATCGGATTCTGCTGAAGGATGAAGATCACGACCGGATGTACGTGGGCAGCAAAGATTACATCCTGTCCCTGGACCTGCAGGACATCAACCGGGAGCCCCTCATA ATTCACTGGCCGGCAAAGCAGCAGCGAATCGATGAATGTGTCTTATCCGGTAAAGATATCAAT GGAGAATGCGGTAATTTTATCCGTCTCATCCAACCCTGGAACAGGACGCACTTGTACGCGTGTGGAACAGGAGCGTATAATCCTGTGTGCACGTACATCAACCGTGGACGCAAAGCTCAG GCCTCAGATCACACAGCGCCCCCAGGAGGAAGAGGGAGCAGAGCAGCAGATTATCCGCCCAGCCCAGCACCAGCAGAGCACAAG gATTATGTCTTCTACCTGGACCCGGACCGCGTGGAGTCGGGGAAAGGAAAATGCGCTTATGACCCCAAGCTGGACAGCGTGTCTGCCCTCATTA ACGAGGAGCTCTACTCCGGGGTCTACATAGATTTCATGGGCACCGATGCTGCTATTTTCAGAGCGATGGGCAAACAAGCCGCCATGAGGACGGACCAGTACAATTCCCGCTGGCTGAATG ACCCTGCATTCGTTCACGTACAGCTGATCCCCGACAGCTTGGAGCGAAATGACGATAAACTTTATTTCTTCTTCCGGGAAAAGTCCACGGATTCTCCCCACAGCCCGACCATATACTCCCGCATCGGAAGGGTCTGCCTG AACGATGATGGAGGTCACTGCTGCCTGGTGAATAAATGGAGCACGTTCCTGAAAGCGCGGCTCATATGCTCCGTGCCGGGGGCAGACGGAATCGAGACTCATTTTGATGAATTGC AGGACGTCTTCATTCAGCAGACGCAGGATAATAAGAACCCCGTCATCTACGCCGTGTTCTCCGCCTCCGG CTCCGTGTTTAAGGGTTCGGCCGTGTGCGTCTACTCCATGGCCGACATACGCATGGTGTTCAATGGACCATTTGCTCACAAGGAGGGACCCAACTACCAGTGGATGCCGTATACTGGAAAGATCCCGTATCCCCGGCCTGGAACG TGTCCAGGAGGCACCTTCACGCCGTCCATGAAGTCCACTAAGGATTACCCGGATGAAGTGATAAACTTCATGAGGACGCACCCGGTCATGTACAACGCCGTGTACCCCGTGCACCGCCAGCCCCTGCTCGTCCGCACCAATGTCCACTACAGGTTCACCAGCATCGCTGTGGATCAAGTGGATGCGTCTGATGGAAGATACGAGGTTCTCTTCTTGGGCACAG ATCAGGGCACAGTGCAGAAAGTGATCGTCCTTCCAAAAGATGACCTGGAGACGGAGGAGCTGATCCTGGAGGAGGTGGAGGTGTTCAAG ATCCCGGCACCAATCAAATCCATGAAAATTTCATCAAAACGA CAACAGCTCTACGTGTCGTCGATGTCCGGGGTGACGCATCTCGCCCTCCATCGTTGTGACGTGTACGGAGAGGCGTGTGCTGACTGCTGCCTGGCCAGAGACCCTTACTGCGCGTGGGATGGGAAAACGTGTTCGCGCTATTCAGCGTCCTCCAAGCGGTACGCAGAGGG GCGAAGCCGGCGACAGGATGTCCGACATGGGAACCCTATGAGGCAATGCCGCGGGTACAACTCCAACG CCAATAAGAACGGGATGGATGCCGCGCAGTACGGGGTGGAGGGAAGTTCTGCCTTCCTGGAGTGCCAGGCTCGCTCCCCTCAGGCCTCTATCAAATGGATTTTACAGAAAGACAACTCTGAGCGTAAGAAAGAG CTGCGCTCAGAAGGACGCTTCTTGAAGACGGAGCAGGGTCTTCTCCTCCGGTCTCTCCAGCTGTCCGACACCGGCGTCTACCACTGCACCGCCACCGAGAACAACTTCAAGCACACAGTGATGCGTGTCCGACTCCACGTCCTGAGCGCCGAGGCCGTCGCTGCCGCTCTGCTTCACCCCGATGGTCCCGCTCCTTTGTCCTCGCACCCGGCTGGGCCCCCCGGGGCCTACGATGATTTAGTGCAGCTGCTCTCCCAGCCTGAGATGGGACTCATCAACCAATACTGCCAGGGATACTGGCGCCCATCGGGCTCCTCTCACAGCGACACCAAAGACCTCCAAGACCAGAAGCGAGCGAGGAATCGACGGAACCACCCGGCTACAGAGGAGCTGCAGACATGA
- the SEMA3F gene encoding semaphorin-3F isoform X5 yields MEEGHLRIPPCAMPPLDPRLLSCILLSLYYAVAKDSTPPTPRVQLSFRELKASSTAHFLHFLLNTTDYRILLKDEDHDRMYVGSKDYILSLDLQDINREPLIIHWPAKQQRIDECVLSGKDINGECGNFIRLIQPWNRTHLYACGTGAYNPVCTYINRGRKAQDYVFYLDPDRVESGKGKCAYDPKLDSVSALINEELYSGVYIDFMGTDAAIFRAMGKQAAMRTDQYNSRWLNDPAFVHVQLIPDSLERNDDKLYFFFREKSTDSPHSPTIYSRIGRVCLNDDGGHCCLVNKWSTFLKARLICSVPGADGIETHFDELQDVFIQQTQDNKNPVIYAVFSASGSVFKGSAVCVYSMADIRMVFNGPFAHKEGPNYQWMPYTGKIPYPRPGTCPGGTFTPSMKSTKDYPDEVINFMRTHPVMYNAVYPVHRQPLLVRTNVHYRFTSIAVDQVDASDGRYEVLFLGTDQGTVQKVIVLPKDDLETEELILEEVEVFKIPAPIKSMKISSKRQQLYVSSMSGVTHLALHRCDVYGEACADCCLARDPYCAWDGKTCSRYSASSKRYAEGRSRRQDVRHGNPMRQCRGYNSNANKNGMDAAQYGVEGSSAFLECQARSPQASIKWILQKDNSERKKELRSEGRFLKTEQGLLLRSLQLSDTGVYHCTATENNFKHTVMRVRLHVLSAEAVAAALLHPDGPAPLSSHPAGPPGAYDDLVQLLSQPEMGLINQYCQGYWRPSGSSHSDTKDLQDQKRARNRRNHPATEELQT; encoded by the exons agctgAAGGCCTCAAGCACCGCACATTTCCTGCACTTCCTGCTGAACACCACGGATTATCGGATTCTGCTGAAGGATGAAGATCACGACCGGATGTACGTGGGCAGCAAAGATTACATCCTGTCCCTGGACCTGCAGGACATCAACCGGGAGCCCCTCATA ATTCACTGGCCGGCAAAGCAGCAGCGAATCGATGAATGTGTCTTATCCGGTAAAGATATCAAT GGAGAATGCGGTAATTTTATCCGTCTCATCCAACCCTGGAACAGGACGCACTTGTACGCGTGTGGAACAGGAGCGTATAATCCTGTGTGCACGTACATCAACCGTGGACGCAAAGCTCAG gATTATGTCTTCTACCTGGACCCGGACCGCGTGGAGTCGGGGAAAGGAAAATGCGCTTATGACCCCAAGCTGGACAGCGTGTCTGCCCTCATTA ACGAGGAGCTCTACTCCGGGGTCTACATAGATTTCATGGGCACCGATGCTGCTATTTTCAGAGCGATGGGCAAACAAGCCGCCATGAGGACGGACCAGTACAATTCCCGCTGGCTGAATG ACCCTGCATTCGTTCACGTACAGCTGATCCCCGACAGCTTGGAGCGAAATGACGATAAACTTTATTTCTTCTTCCGGGAAAAGTCCACGGATTCTCCCCACAGCCCGACCATATACTCCCGCATCGGAAGGGTCTGCCTG AACGATGATGGAGGTCACTGCTGCCTGGTGAATAAATGGAGCACGTTCCTGAAAGCGCGGCTCATATGCTCCGTGCCGGGGGCAGACGGAATCGAGACTCATTTTGATGAATTGC AGGACGTCTTCATTCAGCAGACGCAGGATAATAAGAACCCCGTCATCTACGCCGTGTTCTCCGCCTCCGG CTCCGTGTTTAAGGGTTCGGCCGTGTGCGTCTACTCCATGGCCGACATACGCATGGTGTTCAATGGACCATTTGCTCACAAGGAGGGACCCAACTACCAGTGGATGCCGTATACTGGAAAGATCCCGTATCCCCGGCCTGGAACG TGTCCAGGAGGCACCTTCACGCCGTCCATGAAGTCCACTAAGGATTACCCGGATGAAGTGATAAACTTCATGAGGACGCACCCGGTCATGTACAACGCCGTGTACCCCGTGCACCGCCAGCCCCTGCTCGTCCGCACCAATGTCCACTACAGGTTCACCAGCATCGCTGTGGATCAAGTGGATGCGTCTGATGGAAGATACGAGGTTCTCTTCTTGGGCACAG ATCAGGGCACAGTGCAGAAAGTGATCGTCCTTCCAAAAGATGACCTGGAGACGGAGGAGCTGATCCTGGAGGAGGTGGAGGTGTTCAAG ATCCCGGCACCAATCAAATCCATGAAAATTTCATCAAAACGA CAACAGCTCTACGTGTCGTCGATGTCCGGGGTGACGCATCTCGCCCTCCATCGTTGTGACGTGTACGGAGAGGCGTGTGCTGACTGCTGCCTGGCCAGAGACCCTTACTGCGCGTGGGATGGGAAAACGTGTTCGCGCTATTCAGCGTCCTCCAAGCGGTACGCAGAGGG GCGAAGCCGGCGACAGGATGTCCGACATGGGAACCCTATGAGGCAATGCCGCGGGTACAACTCCAACG CCAATAAGAACGGGATGGATGCCGCGCAGTACGGGGTGGAGGGAAGTTCTGCCTTCCTGGAGTGCCAGGCTCGCTCCCCTCAGGCCTCTATCAAATGGATTTTACAGAAAGACAACTCTGAGCGTAAGAAAGAG CTGCGCTCAGAAGGACGCTTCTTGAAGACGGAGCAGGGTCTTCTCCTCCGGTCTCTCCAGCTGTCCGACACCGGCGTCTACCACTGCACCGCCACCGAGAACAACTTCAAGCACACAGTGATGCGTGTCCGACTCCACGTCCTGAGCGCCGAGGCCGTCGCTGCCGCTCTGCTTCACCCCGATGGTCCCGCTCCTTTGTCCTCGCACCCGGCTGGGCCCCCCGGGGCCTACGATGATTTAGTGCAGCTGCTCTCCCAGCCTGAGATGGGACTCATCAACCAATACTGCCAGGGATACTGGCGCCCATCGGGCTCCTCTCACAGCGACACCAAAGACCTCCAAGACCAGAAGCGAGCGAGGAATCGACGGAACCACCCGGCTACAGAGGAGCTGCAGACATGA
- the SEMA3F gene encoding semaphorin-3F isoform X3, producing the protein MPPLDPRLLSCILLSLYYAVAKDSTPPTPRVQLSFRELKASSTAHFLHFLLNTTDYRILLKDEDHDRMYVGSKDYILSLDLQDINREPLIIHWPAKQQRIDECVLSGKDINGECGNFIRLIQPWNRTHLYACGTGAYNPVCTYINRGRKAQASDHTAPPGGRGSRAADYPPSPAPAEHKDYVFYLDPDRVESGKGKCAYDPKLDSVSALINEELYSGVYIDFMGTDAAIFRAMGKQAAMRTDQYNSRWLNDPAFVHVQLIPDSLERNDDKLYFFFREKSTDSPHSPTIYSRIGRVCLNDDGGHCCLVNKWSTFLKARLICSVPGADGIETHFDELQDVFIQQTQDNKNPVIYAVFSASGSVFKGSAVCVYSMADIRMVFNGPFAHKEGPNYQWMPYTGKIPYPRPGTCPGGTFTPSMKSTKDYPDEVINFMRTHPVMYNAVYPVHRQPLLVRTNVHYRFTSIAVDQVDASDGRYEVLFLGTDQGTVQKVIVLPKDDLETEELILEEVEVFKIPAPIKSMKISSKRQQLYVSSMSGVTHLALHRCDVYGEACADCCLARDPYCAWDGKTCSRYSASSKRYAEGRSRRQDVRHGNPMRQCRGYNSNANKNGMDAAQYGVEGSSAFLECQARSPQASIKWILQKDNSERKKELRSEGRFLKTEQGLLLRSLQLSDTGVYHCTATENNFKHTVMRVRLHVLSAEAVAAALLHPDGPAPLSSHPAGPPGAYDDLVQLLSQPEMGLINQYCQGYWRPSGSSHSDTKDLQDQKRARNRRNHPATEELQT; encoded by the exons agctgAAGGCCTCAAGCACCGCACATTTCCTGCACTTCCTGCTGAACACCACGGATTATCGGATTCTGCTGAAGGATGAAGATCACGACCGGATGTACGTGGGCAGCAAAGATTACATCCTGTCCCTGGACCTGCAGGACATCAACCGGGAGCCCCTCATA ATTCACTGGCCGGCAAAGCAGCAGCGAATCGATGAATGTGTCTTATCCGGTAAAGATATCAAT GGAGAATGCGGTAATTTTATCCGTCTCATCCAACCCTGGAACAGGACGCACTTGTACGCGTGTGGAACAGGAGCGTATAATCCTGTGTGCACGTACATCAACCGTGGACGCAAAGCTCAG GCCTCAGATCACACAGCGCCCCCAGGAGGAAGAGGGAGCAGAGCAGCAGATTATCCGCCCAGCCCAGCACCAGCAGAGCACAAG gATTATGTCTTCTACCTGGACCCGGACCGCGTGGAGTCGGGGAAAGGAAAATGCGCTTATGACCCCAAGCTGGACAGCGTGTCTGCCCTCATTA ACGAGGAGCTCTACTCCGGGGTCTACATAGATTTCATGGGCACCGATGCTGCTATTTTCAGAGCGATGGGCAAACAAGCCGCCATGAGGACGGACCAGTACAATTCCCGCTGGCTGAATG ACCCTGCATTCGTTCACGTACAGCTGATCCCCGACAGCTTGGAGCGAAATGACGATAAACTTTATTTCTTCTTCCGGGAAAAGTCCACGGATTCTCCCCACAGCCCGACCATATACTCCCGCATCGGAAGGGTCTGCCTG AACGATGATGGAGGTCACTGCTGCCTGGTGAATAAATGGAGCACGTTCCTGAAAGCGCGGCTCATATGCTCCGTGCCGGGGGCAGACGGAATCGAGACTCATTTTGATGAATTGC AGGACGTCTTCATTCAGCAGACGCAGGATAATAAGAACCCCGTCATCTACGCCGTGTTCTCCGCCTCCGG CTCCGTGTTTAAGGGTTCGGCCGTGTGCGTCTACTCCATGGCCGACATACGCATGGTGTTCAATGGACCATTTGCTCACAAGGAGGGACCCAACTACCAGTGGATGCCGTATACTGGAAAGATCCCGTATCCCCGGCCTGGAACG TGTCCAGGAGGCACCTTCACGCCGTCCATGAAGTCCACTAAGGATTACCCGGATGAAGTGATAAACTTCATGAGGACGCACCCGGTCATGTACAACGCCGTGTACCCCGTGCACCGCCAGCCCCTGCTCGTCCGCACCAATGTCCACTACAGGTTCACCAGCATCGCTGTGGATCAAGTGGATGCGTCTGATGGAAGATACGAGGTTCTCTTCTTGGGCACAG ATCAGGGCACAGTGCAGAAAGTGATCGTCCTTCCAAAAGATGACCTGGAGACGGAGGAGCTGATCCTGGAGGAGGTGGAGGTGTTCAAG ATCCCGGCACCAATCAAATCCATGAAAATTTCATCAAAACGA CAACAGCTCTACGTGTCGTCGATGTCCGGGGTGACGCATCTCGCCCTCCATCGTTGTGACGTGTACGGAGAGGCGTGTGCTGACTGCTGCCTGGCCAGAGACCCTTACTGCGCGTGGGATGGGAAAACGTGTTCGCGCTATTCAGCGTCCTCCAAGCGGTACGCAGAGGG GCGAAGCCGGCGACAGGATGTCCGACATGGGAACCCTATGAGGCAATGCCGCGGGTACAACTCCAACG CCAATAAGAACGGGATGGATGCCGCGCAGTACGGGGTGGAGGGAAGTTCTGCCTTCCTGGAGTGCCAGGCTCGCTCCCCTCAGGCCTCTATCAAATGGATTTTACAGAAAGACAACTCTGAGCGTAAGAAAGAG CTGCGCTCAGAAGGACGCTTCTTGAAGACGGAGCAGGGTCTTCTCCTCCGGTCTCTCCAGCTGTCCGACACCGGCGTCTACCACTGCACCGCCACCGAGAACAACTTCAAGCACACAGTGATGCGTGTCCGACTCCACGTCCTGAGCGCCGAGGCCGTCGCTGCCGCTCTGCTTCACCCCGATGGTCCCGCTCCTTTGTCCTCGCACCCGGCTGGGCCCCCCGGGGCCTACGATGATTTAGTGCAGCTGCTCTCCCAGCCTGAGATGGGACTCATCAACCAATACTGCCAGGGATACTGGCGCCCATCGGGCTCCTCTCACAGCGACACCAAAGACCTCCAAGACCAGAAGCGAGCGAGGAATCGACGGAACCACCCGGCTACAGAGGAGCTGCAGACATGA
- the SEMA3F gene encoding semaphorin-3F isoform X2, which yields MEEGHLRIPPCAMPPLDPRLLSCILLSLYYAVAKDSTPPTPRVQLSFRELKASSTAHFLHFLLNTTDYRILLKDEDHDRMYVGSKDYILSLDLQDINREPLIIHWPAKQQRIDECVLSGKDINGECGNFIRLIQPWNRTHLYACGTGAYNPVCTYINRGRKAQASDHTAPPGGRGSRAADYPPSPAPAEHKDYVFYLDPDRVESGKGKCAYDPKLDSVSALINEELYSGVYIDFMGTDAAIFRAMGKQAAMRTDQYNSRWLNDPAFVHVQLIPDSLERNDDKLYFFFREKSTDSPHSPTIYSRIGRVCLNDDGGHCCLVNKWSTFLKARLICSVPGADGIETHFDELQDVFIQQTQDNKNPVIYAVFSASGSVFKGSAVCVYSMADIRMVFNGPFAHKEGPNYQWMPYTGKIPYPRPGTCPGGTFTPSMKSTKDYPDEVINFMRTHPVMYNAVYPVHRQPLLVRTNVHYRFTSIAVDQVDASDGRYEVLFLGTDQGTVQKVIVLPKDDLETEELILEEVEVFKIPAPIKSMKISSKRQQLYVSSMSGVTHLALHRCDVYGEACADCCLARDPYCAWDGKTCSRYSASSKRRSRRQDVRHGNPMRQCRGYNSNANKNGMDAAQYGVEGSSAFLECQARSPQASIKWILQKDNSERKKELRSEGRFLKTEQGLLLRSLQLSDTGVYHCTATENNFKHTVMRVRLHVLSAEAVAAALLHPDGPAPLSSHPAGPPGAYDDLVQLLSQPEMGLINQYCQGYWRPSGSSHSDTKDLQDQKRARNRRNHPATEELQT from the exons agctgAAGGCCTCAAGCACCGCACATTTCCTGCACTTCCTGCTGAACACCACGGATTATCGGATTCTGCTGAAGGATGAAGATCACGACCGGATGTACGTGGGCAGCAAAGATTACATCCTGTCCCTGGACCTGCAGGACATCAACCGGGAGCCCCTCATA ATTCACTGGCCGGCAAAGCAGCAGCGAATCGATGAATGTGTCTTATCCGGTAAAGATATCAAT GGAGAATGCGGTAATTTTATCCGTCTCATCCAACCCTGGAACAGGACGCACTTGTACGCGTGTGGAACAGGAGCGTATAATCCTGTGTGCACGTACATCAACCGTGGACGCAAAGCTCAG GCCTCAGATCACACAGCGCCCCCAGGAGGAAGAGGGAGCAGAGCAGCAGATTATCCGCCCAGCCCAGCACCAGCAGAGCACAAG gATTATGTCTTCTACCTGGACCCGGACCGCGTGGAGTCGGGGAAAGGAAAATGCGCTTATGACCCCAAGCTGGACAGCGTGTCTGCCCTCATTA ACGAGGAGCTCTACTCCGGGGTCTACATAGATTTCATGGGCACCGATGCTGCTATTTTCAGAGCGATGGGCAAACAAGCCGCCATGAGGACGGACCAGTACAATTCCCGCTGGCTGAATG ACCCTGCATTCGTTCACGTACAGCTGATCCCCGACAGCTTGGAGCGAAATGACGATAAACTTTATTTCTTCTTCCGGGAAAAGTCCACGGATTCTCCCCACAGCCCGACCATATACTCCCGCATCGGAAGGGTCTGCCTG AACGATGATGGAGGTCACTGCTGCCTGGTGAATAAATGGAGCACGTTCCTGAAAGCGCGGCTCATATGCTCCGTGCCGGGGGCAGACGGAATCGAGACTCATTTTGATGAATTGC AGGACGTCTTCATTCAGCAGACGCAGGATAATAAGAACCCCGTCATCTACGCCGTGTTCTCCGCCTCCGG CTCCGTGTTTAAGGGTTCGGCCGTGTGCGTCTACTCCATGGCCGACATACGCATGGTGTTCAATGGACCATTTGCTCACAAGGAGGGACCCAACTACCAGTGGATGCCGTATACTGGAAAGATCCCGTATCCCCGGCCTGGAACG TGTCCAGGAGGCACCTTCACGCCGTCCATGAAGTCCACTAAGGATTACCCGGATGAAGTGATAAACTTCATGAGGACGCACCCGGTCATGTACAACGCCGTGTACCCCGTGCACCGCCAGCCCCTGCTCGTCCGCACCAATGTCCACTACAGGTTCACCAGCATCGCTGTGGATCAAGTGGATGCGTCTGATGGAAGATACGAGGTTCTCTTCTTGGGCACAG ATCAGGGCACAGTGCAGAAAGTGATCGTCCTTCCAAAAGATGACCTGGAGACGGAGGAGCTGATCCTGGAGGAGGTGGAGGTGTTCAAG ATCCCGGCACCAATCAAATCCATGAAAATTTCATCAAAACGA CAACAGCTCTACGTGTCGTCGATGTCCGGGGTGACGCATCTCGCCCTCCATCGTTGTGACGTGTACGGAGAGGCGTGTGCTGACTGCTGCCTGGCCAGAGACCCTTACTGCGCGTGGGATGGGAAAACGTGTTCGCGCTATTCAGCGTCCTCCAAGCG GCGAAGCCGGCGACAGGATGTCCGACATGGGAACCCTATGAGGCAATGCCGCGGGTACAACTCCAACG CCAATAAGAACGGGATGGATGCCGCGCAGTACGGGGTGGAGGGAAGTTCTGCCTTCCTGGAGTGCCAGGCTCGCTCCCCTCAGGCCTCTATCAAATGGATTTTACAGAAAGACAACTCTGAGCGTAAGAAAGAG CTGCGCTCAGAAGGACGCTTCTTGAAGACGGAGCAGGGTCTTCTCCTCCGGTCTCTCCAGCTGTCCGACACCGGCGTCTACCACTGCACCGCCACCGAGAACAACTTCAAGCACACAGTGATGCGTGTCCGACTCCACGTCCTGAGCGCCGAGGCCGTCGCTGCCGCTCTGCTTCACCCCGATGGTCCCGCTCCTTTGTCCTCGCACCCGGCTGGGCCCCCCGGGGCCTACGATGATTTAGTGCAGCTGCTCTCCCAGCCTGAGATGGGACTCATCAACCAATACTGCCAGGGATACTGGCGCCCATCGGGCTCCTCTCACAGCGACACCAAAGACCTCCAAGACCAGAAGCGAGCGAGGAATCGACGGAACCACCCGGCTACAGAGGAGCTGCAGACATGA